A stretch of Vigna angularis cultivar LongXiaoDou No.4 chromosome 4, ASM1680809v1, whole genome shotgun sequence DNA encodes these proteins:
- the LOC108330937 gene encoding aspartic proteinase nepenthesin-1, which translates to MATLKQPSLFVTLLALLAVSLFVAPTTSTSRKNLKHHPCPTDGFRVKLRHVDSGKNLTKLERVQHGMKRGKSRLQRLNAMVLAASTAPDSDKLEAPTHAGNGEYLMELAIGTPPLSYPAVLDTGSDLIWTQCKPCTRCYKQPTPIFDPKKSSSFSKVSCDSSLCSALPSSTCSDGCEYVYSYGDYSVTQGVLGTETFTFGKSKKKVSVHNIGFGCGEDNEGDGFEQASGLVGLGRGPLSLVSQLKEPRFSYCLTPIDDRKKSVLLLGSSAKVKDSKGVTTPLIKNPLQPSFYYLSLEGISVGDTRLPIDKSTFEVGDDGSGGAIIDSGTTITYIEEKAFDELKKEFISQTKLPVDKSSSTGLDLCFSLPSDSTEVEIPKLIFHFSGGDLELPAENYMIGDSSLGVACLAMGASSGMSIFGNVQQQNILVNHDLEKDTISFIPTSCDEL; encoded by the coding sequence ATGGCTACACTGAAACAACCTTCATTGTTTGTCACATTGCTGGCACTTCTGGCGGTGTCTCTTTTCGTGGCTCCGACAACCTCCACTTCCAGAAAAAACCTCAAGCACCACCCTTGTCCTACAGATGGGTTCCGAGTCAAGCTTCGCCACGTTGACTCGGGGAAAAACCTGACCAAACTAGAGCGTGTGCAACACGGGATGAAGCGTGGAAAGAGTAGGCTTCAGAGGCTAAACGCAATGGTGTTGGCAGCTTCAACCGCACCGGATTCTGATAAGTTGGAAGCCCCTACCCATGCAGGGAATGGAGAGTACTTGATGGAGTTAGCCATAGGAACTCCACCACTGTCTTACCCTGCGGTTTTGGACACCGGCAGTGACCTCATATGGACACAATGCAAGCCTTGCACACGATGTTACAAGCAGCCAACACCAATTTTCGACCCCAAGAAGTCCTCTTCGTTTTCCAAGGTCTCATGTGATAGCAGCTTATGCAGTGCTTTGCCTTCATCTACATGCAGTGATGGGTGTGAGTATGTGTATTCATACGGTGATTATTCAGTTACACAAGGGGTGTTGGGCACTGAGACCTTCACTTTCGGAAAGTCCAAGAAGAAAGTTTCGGTTCACAACATTGGTTTTGGTTGTGGGGAGGATAACGAAGGTGATGGGTTTGAACAGGCCTCGGGGTTGGTGGGGCTTGGACGTGGTCCTTTGTCTTTGGTTTCTCAACTGAAGGAACCCAGATTTTCTTATTGCTTGACCCCAATAGATGACAGAAAAAAGAGTGTTTTGTTGTTAGGGTCTTCGGCAAAGGTGAAAGATTCAAAAGGGGTGACAACTCCTCTTATCAAAAACCCTTTGCAACCTTCTTTTTACTACCTTTCTCTTGAAGGTATCTCTGTGGGGGACACTAGATTGCCCATTGACAAGTCCACTTTTGAGGTGGGTGATGATGGGAGTGGAGGTGCGATCATAGATTCTGGCACCACAATCACGTACATTGAAGAAAAAGCCTTTGATGAACTGAAGAAAGAGTTCATTTCTCAAACCAAGCTTCCTGTCGACAAAAGTAGCTCAACTGGGTTGGATCTTTGTTTCTCTTTGCCATCAGATTCAACAGAAGTGGAAATTCCGAAGCTGATTTTCCACTTCAGCGGTGGGGATTTGGAGCTGCCCGCTGAGAACTACATGATTGGTGACTCCAGCTTGGGAGTGGCTTGCTTGGCCATGGGTGCTTCCAGTGGAATGTCTATATTCGGGAATGTTCAACAGCAGAACATTTTGGTGAACCATGATCTCGAGAAAGACACCATTTCTTTTATCCCTACGTCCTGTGATGAGTTGTGA
- the LOC108330665 gene encoding uncharacterized protein At1g10890 isoform X2, giving the protein MGRSVSRSPSRRRRYSPSPISHRHSRTSRRRSPSHKRRRRRRTSSSPSPSRSPTPKLKKDQKKRRQHEEELKLLEEETARRLEEAIRKNVEEKLKSEEVKLEIERRVAEGVKKLFDDVEAQLGKEKEDALTEARRKEEQARKEREELDKMLEENRRRVEEAQRREALEQQRKEEERQRELEMIQRQKEEAARRKKLEEEEEHANRINSLGKNKSRPKSYGF; this is encoded by the exons ATGGGTCGCAGTGTTTCACGTTCTCCTTCTCGCAGAAGAAGATACTCTCCTTCTCCGATTTCTCATCGCCACTCTCGAACTTCCAG GCGCCGCTCTCCTTCCCACAAACGCCGCAGAAGGCGCAGAACCTCTTCCTCCCCCTCTCCTTCTCGCAGCCCAACTCCTAAGCTCAAGAAAGATCAGAAGAAAAG GCGTCAACATGAGGAAGAGTTGAAACTGTTGGAAGAGGAAACTGCAAGAAGACTGGAAGAAGCAATTCGAAAAAATGTTGAGGAGAAGCTTAAATCAGAGGAAGTCAAGTTAGAAATAGAAAGGCGTGTGGCAGAGGGAGTGAAAAAATTGTTTGATGATGTTGAAGCTCAActtggaaaagaaaaggaagatgCTCTTACTGAAGCTAGAAGGAAAGAA GAACAAGCTCGTAAAGAAAGAGAAGAGCTGGATAAGATGCTTGAAGAGAATAGGAGAAGAGTGGAAGAAGCACAGAGAAGAGAAGCACTTGAGCAGCAAAGAAAGGAGGAGGAACGACAAAGGGAATTAGAGATGATTCAGAGACAAAAAGAAGAGGCTGCTCGGAGAAAGAAGctggaggaggaagaagaacatGCGAATCGAATTAATTCTTTGGGTAAGAACAAATCTAGGCCTAAGTCTTATGGTTTCTAA
- the LOC108330665 gene encoding uncharacterized protein At1g10890 isoform X1 translates to MGRSVSRSPSRRRRYSPSPISHRHSRTSRYQFISFFSFIFPLSLSLSLTRSLCCFRRRSPSHKRRRRRRTSSSPSPSRSPTPKLKKDQKKRRQHEEELKLLEEETARRLEEAIRKNVEEKLKSEEVKLEIERRVAEGVKKLFDDVEAQLGKEKEDALTEARRKEEQARKEREELDKMLEENRRRVEEAQRREALEQQRKEEERQRELEMIQRQKEEAARRKKLEEEEEHANRINSLGKNKSRPKSYGF, encoded by the exons ATGGGTCGCAGTGTTTCACGTTCTCCTTCTCGCAGAAGAAGATACTCTCCTTCTCCGATTTCTCATCGCCACTCTCGAACTTCCAGGTACCAATTCatctcctttttctctttcattttcccTCTCTCGCTCTCCCTCTCTTTAACTCGTTCTCTCTGTTGTTTCAGGCGCCGCTCTCCTTCCCACAAACGCCGCAGAAGGCGCAGAACCTCTTCCTCCCCCTCTCCTTCTCGCAGCCCAACTCCTAAGCTCAAGAAAGATCAGAAGAAAAG GCGTCAACATGAGGAAGAGTTGAAACTGTTGGAAGAGGAAACTGCAAGAAGACTGGAAGAAGCAATTCGAAAAAATGTTGAGGAGAAGCTTAAATCAGAGGAAGTCAAGTTAGAAATAGAAAGGCGTGTGGCAGAGGGAGTGAAAAAATTGTTTGATGATGTTGAAGCTCAActtggaaaagaaaaggaagatgCTCTTACTGAAGCTAGAAGGAAAGAA GAACAAGCTCGTAAAGAAAGAGAAGAGCTGGATAAGATGCTTGAAGAGAATAGGAGAAGAGTGGAAGAAGCACAGAGAAGAGAAGCACTTGAGCAGCAAAGAAAGGAGGAGGAACGACAAAGGGAATTAGAGATGATTCAGAGACAAAAAGAAGAGGCTGCTCGGAGAAAGAAGctggaggaggaagaagaacatGCGAATCGAATTAATTCTTTGGGTAAGAACAAATCTAGGCCTAAGTCTTATGGTTTCTAA